In Thermospira aquatica, the following proteins share a genomic window:
- a CDS encoding ParB N-terminal domain-containing protein produces the protein MKVKMADIIVKERIRKDLGDIESLKHSIQKHGLLSPIIITPKNELLAGYRRYTVAKMLGWQEIEAVIYTPRDKVDELEIEIEENMTRKDFTPEEVMFAIEKKQILLEKNPFVRFWNWLKQLWKKLFGKEK, from the coding sequence ATGAAAGTGAAGATGGCAGATATTATTGTCAAAGAACGTATAAGAAAAGACCTGGGAGACATTGAATCCCTCAAGCACAGCATCCAGAAACATGGGCTTCTTTCCCCCATCATTATTACTCCAAAAAATGAGCTTCTCGCGGGTTATCGACGCTACACGGTAGCCAAAATGCTCGGATGGCAGGAGATAGAAGCGGTAATTTATACCCCTCGAGATAAGGTTGATGAACTTGAAATTGAGATAGAAGAAAACATGACAAGAAAGGATTTCACTCCCGAAGAAGTTATGTTCGCCATAGAAAAGAAACAAATCCTTCTTGAAAAAAATCCCTTTGTCCGTTTCTGGAACTGGCTCAAACAACTCTGGAAAAAGCTCTTTGGCAAGGAGAAATAA